DNA sequence from the Garra rufa unplaced genomic scaffold, GarRuf1.0 hap1_unplaced_270, whole genome shotgun sequence genome:
AAAACCACGACTTGCaactttgtagcattccaggcaagtcaccccaaactgcctgcgcctgctgcatccatattacagcagcaaacttccttgactattacgccggaatgggagtgtagttcctaatcctatcggcctagaaaatcacagctttacattttccgccggtattagcacacgatataactacagaagagtcaagttttaaataggacaaataccgaaactcgttggtcatttttgaacgcgatgttaTTGGTCTAATagaattcaatgatctatgctaagctatgctaaaattcATATTGTGCAAACAGGAGAACGgctaaatggatttcaaaacgataaaactcaatttattaactggGGGGGAGTCTATTTCCAAGAAAAGTGGAGTGTTTCTTTAATGGTTTTATAACCGTAGTAGGTATTTAAAGCAACTTGCAATGACAACTGAACACTTCAAACCAGTATCAAACTGCATAAAACAAAGTATAAATACACGACCTTTAAAAATCGGAAAATTTGTGCATTCAAGTACATGATAACCGCAAATCACTGAAAATAGATTTTCCCATTCTGAAGAAAAACGAAaaaacaaacttgcatttgtgtatGATTCATAAGCACGAAGCAATTTTGTTTAAACAAGTTATATTACATTTTCACAATTTTGGACAGCAGCTCTTTATGTGGAAACGTGaatggctcttaaaagagccgttGGGTTAAGATTTGTCGAAATTGGAAACGTTTAACCGCCGAAACCGTACAAGGTGCGTCCCTGTCGTTTCAGCGCGTACACAACGTCCATAGCGGTGACGGTCTTTCTCTTGGCGTGTTCGGTGTAGGTGACAGCATCACGGATAACGTTCTCCAGAAACACCTTCAACACACCGCGAGTCTCTTCGTAGATCAGACCCGAGATACGCTTGACTCCGCCGCGGCGAGCGAGACGACGAATAGCGGGTTTGGTGATTCCCTGGATGTTATCACGGAGAACTTTACGATGCCGCTTGGCGCCTCCTTTTCCGAGTCCTTTACCGCCTTTGCCTCTTCCAGACATGTAGAAAACTTCTTTCGTCTCAGCAACGAGAAAACGCCCTTCGAACTGAAACAGGCCTTTTAAAAAAAGGGTTAAAGGACCTAAGAGAAACCAACGCGGCGCGACTTCCACCTCCCCCCTCTTTTAGCTAGACCACGAAACAATACGTTTAACCTTAACCCTAGTCTAACAAAGCCTGTCATTTACAAATTATTGTTTTACTATTATTGtacataatttaatatttacataaatatacgGACATAattaatttaaccaatttaatTCCACCAATCACAATTGTGACcggtttttatttataaatatatagtcTCAATTAATGTGCATTTTTACATGGTTAGTGCAAACTGTCACATGACCAGAGAAGTTTAAGTCCTGTTTGCACCTTGAGAAGATAATGGCTGCATCAAAGCTCCAAAATGAAAGGCTAGTAAAGTGTTAACATAAAGATATGACAAATATTATTTTGGTACACAATATCTTTAAAGTGTCTAATTAATACTATTATACAAATTGTCATAGAATGAGTAAACGTGACCAGTGGGATAACCGTGAAATTAGGTATACATATAAATCCAATTGTAGTTGTCAGTGAAGACCGCACTAAAATGTTGCAATGACAAAGTACTGCACTCAATTAAAACTTCAGATGTTACAAATAAGTTtgtataaaattgtaataatggTAGCACTAATATACACATctgatatgattttttttaaaagtaattttcaaatgttttcacagttgtattttttttgtaatttgtgtgttattttatttaattattcctATCAGTGTTGAAtacgtttttttaaattaattaatttttatgcaTAATAACCCCAGAATGTGATCAAacagtttaaaattaaaatatatatatatattttttatgactACAGAAATGTTGATTCAGTACACATTAT
Encoded proteins:
- the LOC141317077 gene encoding histone H4; its protein translation is MSGRGKGGKGLGKGGAKRHRKVLRDNIQGITKPAIRRLARRGGVKRISGLIYEETRGVLKVFLENVIRDAVTYTEHAKRKTVTAMDVVYALKRQGRTLYGFGG